A genomic window from Glycine max cultivar Williams 82 chromosome 17, Glycine_max_v4.0, whole genome shotgun sequence includes:
- the LOC100793493 gene encoding sugar transporter ERD6-like 6: MSLREDNEEGRDLKKPFLHTGSWYRMSGRQSSVFGSTQAIRDSSISVFACVLIVALGPIQFGFTAGYTSPTQSAIINDLGLSVSEFSLFGSLSNVGAMVGAIASGQIAEYIGRKGSLMIASIPNIIGWLAISFAKDSSFLYMGRLLEGFGVGIISYTVPVYIAEISPPNLRGGLVSVNQLSVTIGIMLAYLLGIFVEWRILAIIGILPCTILIPALFFIPESPRWLAKMGMTEEFETSLQVLRGFDTDISVEVNEIKRAVASTNTRITVRFADLKQRRYWLPLMIGIGLLILQQLSGINGVLFYSSTIFRNAGISSSDAATFGVGAVQVLATSLTLWLADKSGRRLLLIVSATGMSFSLLVVAITFYIKASISETSSLYGILSTLSLVGVVAMVIAFSLGMGAMPWIIMSEILPINIKGLAGSVATLANWLFSWLVTLTANMLLDWSSGGTFTIYAVVCALTVVFVTIWVPETKGKTIEEIQWSFR; the protein is encoded by the exons atgagtttgagGGAAGACAATGAAGAGGGAAGGGATCTGAAGAAGCCATTTCTTCACACGGGAAGTTGGTATCGTATGAGTGGGAGACAATCCAGTGTGTTCGGTTCCACACAGGCCATTCGTGATTCCTCCATCTCTGTCTTTGCTTGTGTTCTAATCGTTGCTTTGGGTCCAATTCAGTTTGGTTTCACT GCTGGTTACACCTCACCTACACAATCTGCTATCATCAATGATCTAGGCCTCTCAGTCTCTGAG TTTTCTTTGTTTGGTTCTTTGTCCAATGTGGGTGCCATGGTTGGAGCAATTGCTAGTGGTCAGATTGCTGAGTACATAGGGCGCAAAGGG TCTTTGATGATTGCATCCATTCCTAATATTATTGGTTGGCTGGCTATCTCATTTGCAAAA gattcttcttttctttatatggGAAGATTGTTGGAAGGGTTTGGTGTAGGAATAATATCTTACACg GTGCCTGTGTACATAGCTGAGATATCACCTCCAAACTTGCGGGGGGGTTTGGTTTCAGTTAACCAG CTCTCTGTCACCATTGGAATTATGCTGGCATATCTGCTGGGGATTTTTGTTGAATGGAGAATCCTTGCAATTATAG GAATTTTACCCTGCACAATATTGATACCTGCCCTGTTTTTCATTCCCGAGTCTCCTAGATGGCTG GCAAAAATGGGAATGACAGAAGAATTTGAAACTTCCTTGCAAGTGCTCCGAGGCTTTGATACTGATATTTCTGTTGAAGTGAATGAAATTAAG AGGgctgttgcttcaacaaacacaagaattacAGTTCGATTTGCAGACCTCAAACAAAGAAGATATTGGCTTCCCTTAATG ATTGGAATTGGACTGCTAATTTTGCAACAGCTTTCTGGAATTAATGGTGTTCTTTTTTATTCCAGTACCATCTTTCGAAATGCTG GAATCAGTTCAAGTGACGCGGCAACATTTGGAGTTGGTGCTGTTCAG GTTCTTGCCACCAGTCTAACTTTGTGGCTGGCAGACAAATCTGGTCGCCGGCTTCTCCTTATT GTCTCTGCAACTGGAATGTCTTTTAGTCTCTTAGTTGTTGCAATCACATTCTACATAAAG GCTAGTATATCAGAAACTTCTTCCTTGTATGGGATATTGAGCACCTTGTCGCTGGTTGGAGTCGTG GCCATGGTTATTGCATTCTCTCTTGGAATGGGAGCTATGCCATGGATTATAATGTCTGAG ATTCTTCCAATAAACATTAAAGGCCTCGCGGGAAGTGTGGCAACACTTGCCAACTGGTTGTTTTCCTGGTTGGTTACATTGACAGCAAATATGCTTTTGGATTGGAGCTCTGGAG GAACCTTCACCATATATGCAGTTGTATGTGCCTTGACTGTAGTATTTGTTACCATTTGGGTCCCTGAGACAAAGGGAAAAACTATTGAAGAAATCCAATGGTCTTTCAGATGA
- the LOC100816907 gene encoding U-box domain-containing protein 5 has protein sequence MSSNNATALEIPILSYCKVKVRGAVCLELHRLIDRISHVILAIESARPNSTLAVQVLCSLNFTLAKAKSVIRHCSKCSKLYLAITSHKILSRCQKVRNAFEFYLAQIQNAVQTPLADEISAILHDLRDTEFSLEFAEDEARKVLLSLLEKNFPDAASIQKEELEAIQIATSRLEIKSPFSLLVEKATLKKQLEEVSEKNLKEKELLQYLLYLLVKHGKSICQFQNGSHSPKHECHDQSFENELVVDESSQSLS, from the exons ATGTCCAGTAACAATGCAACAGCTTTGGAGATTCCAATTCTAAGCTACTGTAAAGTTAAG GTACGCGGTGCAGTATGCTTGGAGCTTCATAGACTCATTGATAGAATTTCGCATGTAATTTTAGCCATCGAATCTGCTCGACCAAATAGTACGTTAGCGGTGCAGGTGTTGTGCTCATTAAACTTCACTTTGGCTAAAGCCAAGTCAGTTATCAGACATTGTTCCAAGTGCAGTAAACTCTACCTG GCAATCACATCGCACAAGATACTTTCAAGATGTCAAAAAGTAAGAAAtgcatttgaattttatttggcTCAGATTCAAAATGCGGTTCAAACTCCATTGGCTGATGAG ATATCTGCAATACTACATGACCTTAGGGATACAGAATTTTCCCTGGAATTTGCAGAAGACGAGGCTAGGAAAGTACTACTTTCACTGCTTGAGAAGAATTTTCCAGATGCAGCTTCTATACAAAAGGAAGAACTTGAAGCTATTCAAATTGCAACTTCTAGATTGGAGATCAAATCCCCGTTTTCTCTCTTAGTAGAGAAAGCAACCCTTAAGAAGCAACTTGAAGAAGTCAGTGAAAAAAACCTAAAGGAGAAGGAGCTTCTACAATACCTTTTGTATCTCTTGGTCAAACATGGGAAATCCATTTGTCAGTTTCAAAATGGAAGCCACTCCCCGAAACATGAATGTCATGACCAGTCCTTTGAGAATGAGTTGGTTGTGGATGAATCAAGTCAATCACTCTCTTAA